The following are encoded together in the Anaerobranca gottschalkii DSM 13577 genome:
- a CDS encoding MurR/RpiR family transcriptional regulator codes for MGKLINKFSNYIPSLSYAEKHVFYYIDQNFEKAKKQSLTKIATENNVSTTTVIRMCIKLGLSGFSELKYILKSLDYNESKTKYNSVDAVKTNIESTLTNLNYQNLKILIRHIISSKKIVIVSVGLSKPIGEYFAKLLIQANKNTIYIYESHIIDLIPGMVDYNDLIIFISNSGETKTLVTVAEKLNYQNFKTAAIINSVDSSLSKLVNISICGLSNKIEYKGYDISSRSILLVLIDILFLMYIEEKKSNRTIR; via the coding sequence ATGGGAAAACTCATAAATAAATTTTCAAATTATATTCCATCATTAAGTTATGCAGAAAAACATGTTTTTTATTACATAGACCAAAATTTTGAAAAAGCAAAAAAACAATCTTTAACAAAAATTGCAACCGAAAATAATGTAAGTACTACCACTGTAATAAGAATGTGTATCAAACTTGGTTTATCTGGATTTTCTGAATTAAAATATATATTAAAAAGCTTAGATTACAATGAATCTAAAACAAAATACAATTCTGTAGATGCTGTAAAAACTAATATAGAATCAACACTAACAAACTTAAATTATCAAAATTTAAAAATATTAATAAGACACATAATTAGTTCTAAAAAAATAGTTATTGTTTCAGTAGGATTATCTAAACCTATTGGAGAATATTTTGCAAAGCTTTTAATTCAAGCTAACAAAAATACTATATACATATATGAATCCCATATAATAGACCTTATCCCTGGAATGGTAGATTATAACGATCTTATTATTTTTATATCAAATAGTGGTGAAACAAAGACGTTAGTTACCGTAGCAGAAAAACTAAACTACCAAAACTTTAAAACTGCAGCTATTATAAATTCAGTAGATTCCTCTTTATCCAAACTCGTTAACATATCAATATGTGGTCTATCTAATAAAATAGAATATAAAGGATATGATATTTCTTCACGCT